Proteins encoded by one window of Canis aureus isolate CA01 chromosome 13, VMU_Caureus_v.1.0, whole genome shotgun sequence:
- the TMEM253 gene encoding transmembrane protein 253 has protein sequence MEERAARREQESSSLRLEKLQHWARHRQNGHLLALAVSQLWLAVAVVPLAVSVACLNSACHMATALPLGPGALGLLTGIATLELRRAPRLWKVQTMMILNIFSLILGFIVVVVEVMKTALGPAPAALSQVQLAGLLVLELSTEAFTLGGVLVSAYSLFLLNQRKPGCCRSQSLHYRELQEDLPELEEVAGPEDGPMVAGTTNATSGKLCGQRGARTHTSGIPSRTPGPPTTPTSRVPLRVRRSPAGRSAT, from the exons ATGGAGGAGAGAGCTGCTCGGCGGGAGCAGGAGAGCTCCAGTCTTCGTCTGGAAAAGCTACAGCACTGGGCACGGCACAGGCAAAATGGGCACCTCTTGGCGCTGGCG GTGAGCCAGCTGTGGCTGGCAGTGGCTGTGGTGCCACTTGCTGTCTCCGTGGCCTGCCTGAACTCTGCTTGTCACATGGCCACCGCACTGCCGCTCGGGCCTGGGGCACTG GGTCTCCTCACTGGGATTGCTACCCTTGAGCTGCGCCGAGCACCTCGCCTCTGGAAG GTGCAGACCATGATGATACTCAACATCTTCAGTCTGATCTTGGGCTTCATCGTGGTGGTGGTCGAGGTGATGAAGACAGCCTTGGGGCCTGCCCCAGCTGCCCTGTCCCAGGTACAG CTGGCGGGCTTGCTGGTGCTGGAGCTCAGTACTGAGGCCTTCACCCTAGGGGGAGTGCTGGTCTCCGCATACTCGCTCTTCCTGCTGAATCAGAGGAAGCCAGGATGCTGCAGGAGCCAGAGTCTGCACTACCGGGAGCTGCAGGAG GATCTCCCTGAGTTGGAGGAAGTTGCCGGTCCGGAGGACGGTCCCATGGTGGCTGGCACAACAAACGCAACAAGCGG caaGCTCTGTGGCCAGCGTGGGGCTCGAACACACACGTCGGGGATTCCAAGTCGCACGCCGGGGCCCCCGACAACGCCCACGTCACGCGTCCCACTGCGCGTCCGCAGGAGCCCGGCCGGGCGCTCTGCTACCTGA